A window from Drosophila willistoni isolate 14030-0811.24 chromosome XR unlocalized genomic scaffold, UCI_dwil_1.1 Seg143, whole genome shotgun sequence encodes these proteins:
- the LOC6645427 gene encoding mitochondrial dicarboxylate carrier isoform X1 produces MMVIRKDKSMIEMMKTAIKNDGILSLYDGLSAQLLRQLTYTALRFHIYELGKQHYVDEYNFIHRVFVASIAGLLAGCVGVPTEVVNTRMHVDRALPKESRLNYQNVFDGLYRIYREEGCQTLYNGWALSCMRAALLTIGQNAVYDQAKYHYMKYFNLDHDNKMVHLMSSTTAACVCGPILQPIEVLKTIKMNAKSGYFKSTIDEFNYMMRFGIRGLFRVYEQLRLKFGYYVKNVD; encoded by the exons ATGATGGTTATACGAAAGGATAAATCCATGATAGAAATGATGAAAACGGCAATTAAGAACGATG GAATTCTTTCACTCTATGATGGTTTAAGTGCTCAACTTTTACGTCAATTGACATATACGGCGCTACGATTTCATATCTATGAATTGGGCAAACAACATTATGTGGATGAATATAATTTCATACATAGAGTATTTGTGGCCAGCATTGCGGGTCTATTAGCTGGTTGTGTAGGCGTACCCACTGAAGTGGTCAATACTAGAATGCATGTGGATCGAGCTTTGCCCAAAGAAAGCCGACtaaattatcaaaatgtatttGATGGTCTATACCGGATTTATCGAGAAGAGGGTTGCCAAACTCTATATAATGGTTGGGCCTTATCGTGCATGCGTGCAGCCTTATTAACCATTGGTCAAAATGCAGTTTATGATCAG GCCAAATATcattatatgaaatatttcaatttggaTCATGATAACAAAATGGTACATTTGATGAGCTCGACAACTGCTGCGTGTGTCTGTGGTCCCATTTTGCAACCAATTGAAGTgcttaaaacaattaaaatgaatGCCAAAAGCGGTTACTTTAAAAGCACGATCGATGAATTTAACTATATGATGCGTTTTGGTATACGGGGACTATTTCGTG taTATGAACAATTACGCCTTAAATTTGGTTACTATGTCAAAAATGTCGACTGA
- the LOC6645427 gene encoding mitochondrial dicarboxylate carrier isoform X2, whose amino-acid sequence MMVIRKDKSMIEMMKTAIKNDGILSLYDGLSAQLLRQLTYTALRFHIYELGKQHYVDEYNFIHRVFVASIAGLLAGCVGVPTEVVNTRMHVDRALPKESRLNYQNVFDGLYRIYREEGCQTLYNGWALSCMRAALLTIGQNAVYDQAKYHYMKYFNLDHDNKMVHLMSSTTAACVCGPILQPIEVLKTIKMNAKSGYFKSTIDEFNYMMRFGIRGLFRGMVPSLLRLVPNTIIIFLVYEQLRLKFGYYVKNVD is encoded by the exons ATGATGGTTATACGAAAGGATAAATCCATGATAGAAATGATGAAAACGGCAATTAAGAACGATG GAATTCTTTCACTCTATGATGGTTTAAGTGCTCAACTTTTACGTCAATTGACATATACGGCGCTACGATTTCATATCTATGAATTGGGCAAACAACATTATGTGGATGAATATAATTTCATACATAGAGTATTTGTGGCCAGCATTGCGGGTCTATTAGCTGGTTGTGTAGGCGTACCCACTGAAGTGGTCAATACTAGAATGCATGTGGATCGAGCTTTGCCCAAAGAAAGCCGACtaaattatcaaaatgtatttGATGGTCTATACCGGATTTATCGAGAAGAGGGTTGCCAAACTCTATATAATGGTTGGGCCTTATCGTGCATGCGTGCAGCCTTATTAACCATTGGTCAAAATGCAGTTTATGATCAG GCCAAATATcattatatgaaatatttcaatttggaTCATGATAACAAAATGGTACATTTGATGAGCTCGACAACTGCTGCGTGTGTCTGTGGTCCCATTTTGCAACCAATTGAAGTgcttaaaacaattaaaatgaatGCCAAAAGCGGTTACTTTAAAAGCACGATCGATGAATTTAACTATATGATGCGTTTTGGTATACGGGGACTATTTCGTGGTATGGTACCATCTTTGTTACGTTTGGTACCAAATAcgattataatatttttagtaTATGAACAATTACGCCTTAAATTTGGTTACTATGTCAAAAATGTCGACTGA